The following coding sequences lie in one Arachis hypogaea cultivar Tifrunner chromosome 4, arahy.Tifrunner.gnm2.J5K5, whole genome shotgun sequence genomic window:
- the LOC112795707 gene encoding uncharacterized protein isoform X4 yields MDGVKILASGFDTNEKLKIEEIVTEMGGLLHTKASLDLNFVIVKNVLAAKYKWALNILKKPIVTYEWLKQCSEEHRVVPQESYKVLPFSGLTICVTGIPADKRKEIEKLTLQNGGKYSAELTKKCTHLISDAPEGDKYKVAKRWGHIYTVTRKWFDQSIARRACLNEESYPVQNGPVSSQKVIKDIDVQHSQETDISKFQSGVSSAVTDPNMLVSSYAEFVDKDQEATCSEYTSSFTNVATFVKDTNAEAPRGKPSDELNLDGPVANDSESDDNDLYLSECKIFLVGFEASDMRKLVNMVRKGGGSRYMSLNAKLTHIVVGNPSESEKKDVRSLAALGVIYVVKTSWLEDCNREKKEVPVLRRHIASDLLVPKGSIVKGASTSMSMVQGKSCGFPKSLQSAQVVGVMASGGVKPVSLGKDKLDVGTSVHSFSKAMGQNQHASNKMTAPKMTVTQRDPSVEYVKSTTVFKGKIFCFSDLFPEERRAEVIEWIHQGGGQVISGKVKHGVHFTVECHGVTPMMTANSQSTYVSSHWIRSCLQAGYLMDVGSHILYSPLSCRVPLPGFESFRFCVSQYEEKERILLRNLCFVLGAKFVEKLTKKVSHLLCKFKNGPKYDAACKWGIRSVTAEWLFECVKQNGVVAIDHFLPKEVTAQDREAGICTVSQFPTQAVQMISDLTSQYLNQSQNSTDKVNRGIYSGLASNGTDLKISNIQSKKARLVEDPDRVSSAVYSGIHHVNGMNFSEDNTVKDAGQVPHAVPDVAAAIEDLLEETSKMHDQRSPGSTGRERSIYSSGCTIVCEENSNPNAVFGLSKHWLNRGGRKDDDGEASRDRRAETYDHFSETQTESQVVGYEEDLSGRQMLIDRVRTRSSAQ; encoded by the exons ATGGATGGTGTCAAAATACTTGCATCTGGCTTCGATACCAATGAGAAG CTTAAGATAGAAGAGATTGTGACTGAAATGGGTGGTCTTCTACATACTAAAGCATCACTGGATTTGAACTTTGTCATTGTGAAAAATGTTTTGGCTGCAAAATACAAG TGGGCTTTGAATATACTGAAGAAACCAATAGTTACTTATGAATGGTTAAAGCAATGCTCAGAGGAGCATCGTGTTGTTCCTCAGGAGTCATACAAGGTCCTTCCTTTCTCCGGGTTGACGATTTGTGTTACTGGGATTCCAGCAG ATAAACGCAAAGAGATTGAGAAGCTTACTTTACAAAATGGTGGAAAGTACTCTGCAGAATTGACAAAGAAGTGCACTCATTTGATTTCTGAT GCTCCTGAAGGTGACAAATATAAGGTAGCAAAACGTTGGGGCCATATTTATACTGTGACGAGGAAATGGTTTGATCAATCTATTGCTCGAAGAG CATGTCTGAACGAGGAGTCCTACCCAGTTCAGAATGGACCTGTATCTTCACAGAAAGTGATTAAGGACATAGATGTACAGCATAGCCAAGAAACGGATATTAGTAAATTTCAATCTGGAGTATCCTCAGCTGTTACAGATCCAAACATGCTGGTTTCTTCTTATGCTGAGTTTGTAGATAAAGACCAAGAAGCTACATGTTCAGAATACACGTCTTCTTTTACAAATGTTGCTACATTTGTCAAAGATACAAATGCTGAAGCACCTCGAGGAAAGCCCAGTGATGAATTGAACCTTGATGGCCCTGTTGCCAATGATTCTGAATCTGATGATAATGATCTGTACTTATCCGAGTGCAAAATCTTTCTTGTTGGCTTTGAAGCTTCTGACATGCGGAAACTAGTTAATATGGTGCGGAAAGGTGGAGGTTCCCGATATATGTCTTTAAATGCCAAGCTGACACACATAGTTGTTGGAAACCCTTCAGAATC GGAAAAGAAGGATGTAAGGAGTCTTGCTGCTTTAGGTGTCATTTATGTTGTTAAAACGTCCTGGCTTGAAGATTGTAACCGTGAAAAGAAAGAAGTCCCTGTTCTAAGGAGACACATTGCATCTGATCTACTTGTTCCAAAAG GAAGCATTGTCAAAGGAGCATCAACAAGCATGTCCATGGTTCAAGGTAAAAGCTGTGGTTTTCCTAAAAGCTTGCAGAGTGCTCAGGTGGTGGGAGTTATGGCCTCTGGAGGTGTAAAGCCAGTATCTTTGGGGAAAGATAAACTGGATGTGGGTACAAGTGTTCACTCATTCAGTAAAGCAATGGGGCAAAATCAACATGCTTCTAATAAGATGACAGCTCCAAAGATGACAGTGACACAACGTGATCCCAGTGTAGAATATGTTAAGTCCACAACAGTTTTCAAAGGGAAAATATTTTGTTTCTCGGATTTATTTCCTGAAGAAAGg AGAGCTGAGGTCATCGAATGGATACATCAAGGGGGAGGACAAGTAATAAGTGGGAAAGTAAAACATGGTGTCCATTTTACTGTTGAATGTCATGGTGTAACACCCATGATGACAGCAAATTCCCAAAGTACATATGTTTCGAGTCATTGGATACGATCTTGCTTACAG GCCGGATACCTAATGGATGTTGGCAGTCATATTCTTTATTCTCCACTTTCCTGTCGCGTTCCCTTGCCCGGGTTTGAAAgctttcggttttgtgtttcgcaatatgaggaaaaagaaagaattcTACTACGGAACTTGTGTTTTGTTTTGGGAGCTAAATTTGTGGAGAAGTTAACGAAGAAGGTCAGCCATTTGTTGTGTAAATTCAAGAATGGGCCCAAGTATGATGCTGCTTGTAAATGGGGGATCCGGTCAGTTACTGCCGAATGGCTGTTTGAATGTGTCAAACAG aatggAGTTGTTGCCATAGACCATTTTTTACCAAAAGAAGTCACTGCTCAAGATCGGGAGGCAGGAATTTGTACTGTGAGTCAATTTCCTACTCAGGCCGTTCAAATGATAAGTGATCTGACGTCCCAGTATCTGAATCAATCACAAAATTCGACAGACAAAGTAAATAGAGGCATATATAGCGGACTTGCCAGTAATGGGACcgatttaaaaatatcaaatattcagAGCAAAAAGGCAAGGCTTGTGGAAGATCCTGATAGGGTGTCTTCTGCAGTATATTCAGGTATTCATCATGTCAATGGAATGAATTTTTCTGAAGACAATACCGTAAAAGATGCTGGACAGGTTCCTCATGCTGTTCCTGATGTTGCTGCTGCAATTGAGGACTTGTTAGAGGAGACAAGCAAG ATGCATGATCAGAGGTCACCAGGGAGTACAGGGCGTGAGAGAAGT ATCTATTCATCGGGTTGTACTATCGTTTGTGAAGAGAATTCCAATCCTAATGCTGTGTTTGGATTGTCGAAACACTGGTTAAACAG AGGTGGCAGAAAAGATGATGATGGTGAGGCTTCTCGAGACAGACGAGCTGAAACTTATGATCATTTTAGCGAAACACAAACAGAATCTCAG GTTGTTGGTTATGAAGAGGATTTGTCTGGAAGGCAAATGCTTATTGACAGAGTTCGAACTCGAAGTAGCGCACAATAA
- the LOC112795707 gene encoding uncharacterized protein isoform X1, producing the protein MCQAPPLLTCRSLLSLLAAAPCRHCLLPLLATAASHRYPSRGCFHSPHNHKNLCFSAPPRQTDQRTKSNMLKAKVFNGANVFMSRNLVPPEVFDTLHDVLKDNGAQVHLCCDPSRNGPNDYHVISCSKHEKFEDLKAKGCKLLGPRCVLSCAKELKPLPKVGFTCCLAMDGVKILASGFDTNEKLKIEEIVTEMGGLLHTKASLDLNFVIVKNVLAAKYKWALNILKKPIVTYEWLKQCSEEHRVVPQESYKVLPFSGLTICVTGIPADKRKEIEKLTLQNGGKYSAELTKKCTHLISDAPEGDKYKVAKRWGHIYTVTRKWFDQSIARRACLNEESYPVQNGPVSSQKVIKDIDVQHSQETDISKFQSGVSSAVTDPNMLVSSYAEFVDKDQEATCSEYTSSFTNVATFVKDTNAEAPRGKPSDELNLDGPVANDSESDDNDLYLSECKIFLVGFEASDMRKLVNMVRKGGGSRYMSLNAKLTHIVVGNPSESEKKDVRSLAALGVIYVVKTSWLEDCNREKKEVPVLRRHIASDLLVPKGSIVKGASTSMSMVQGKSCGFPKSLQSAQVVGVMASGGVKPVSLGKDKLDVGTSVHSFSKAMGQNQHASNKMTAPKMTVTQRDPSVEYVKSTTVFKGKIFCFSDLFPEERRAEVIEWIHQGGGQVISGKVKHGVHFTVECHGVTPMMTANSQSTYVSSHWIRSCLQAGYLMDVGSHILYSPLSCRVPLPGFESFRFCVSQYEEKERILLRNLCFVLGAKFVEKLTKKVSHLLCKFKNGPKYDAACKWGIRSVTAEWLFECVKQNGVVAIDHFLPKEVTAQDREAGICTVSQFPTQAVQMISDLTSQYLNQSQNSTDKVNRGIYSGLASNGTDLKISNIQSKKARLVEDPDRVSSAVYSGIHHVNGMNFSEDNTVKDAGQVPHAVPDVAAAIEDLLEETSKMHDQRSPGSTGRERSIYSSGCTIVCEENSNPNAVFGLSKHWLNRGGRKDDDGEASRDRRAETYDHFSETQTESQVVGYEEDLSGRQMLIDRVRTRSSAQ; encoded by the exons ATGTGCCAGGCACCACCGTTGCTGACTTGCCGCTCCTTGCTGTCACTGCTTGCTGCCGCTCCTTGCCGTCACTGCTTGCTGCCACTCCTTGCCACCGCTGCAAGCCACcg GTATCCTTCCAGAGGCTGCTTTCATTCACCTCACAACCATAAGAATCTATGCTTCAGCGCACCACCAAGACAGACAGATCAAAGAACGAAGAGTAATATGTTAAAGGCAAAGGTATTCAATGGCGCGAACGTGTTCATGTCACGGAACCTGGTTCCGCCCGAGGTATTCGACACTCTTCATGATGTGCTCAAAGACAACGGTGCACAAGTGCACCTCTGCTGCGACCCTTCCCGCAATGGCCCCAATGATTACCATGTCATTTCTTGCAGTAAACAT GAGAAGTTTGAGGATCTTAAAGCCAAAGGCTGCAAATTGCTTG GACCCAGATGTGTTCTTTCATGTGCTAAAGAACTTAAGCCTTTGCCTAAAGTTGGATTTACGTGTTGCCTTGCCATGGATGGTGTCAAAATACTTGCATCTGGCTTCGATACCAATGAGAAG CTTAAGATAGAAGAGATTGTGACTGAAATGGGTGGTCTTCTACATACTAAAGCATCACTGGATTTGAACTTTGTCATTGTGAAAAATGTTTTGGCTGCAAAATACAAG TGGGCTTTGAATATACTGAAGAAACCAATAGTTACTTATGAATGGTTAAAGCAATGCTCAGAGGAGCATCGTGTTGTTCCTCAGGAGTCATACAAGGTCCTTCCTTTCTCCGGGTTGACGATTTGTGTTACTGGGATTCCAGCAG ATAAACGCAAAGAGATTGAGAAGCTTACTTTACAAAATGGTGGAAAGTACTCTGCAGAATTGACAAAGAAGTGCACTCATTTGATTTCTGAT GCTCCTGAAGGTGACAAATATAAGGTAGCAAAACGTTGGGGCCATATTTATACTGTGACGAGGAAATGGTTTGATCAATCTATTGCTCGAAGAG CATGTCTGAACGAGGAGTCCTACCCAGTTCAGAATGGACCTGTATCTTCACAGAAAGTGATTAAGGACATAGATGTACAGCATAGCCAAGAAACGGATATTAGTAAATTTCAATCTGGAGTATCCTCAGCTGTTACAGATCCAAACATGCTGGTTTCTTCTTATGCTGAGTTTGTAGATAAAGACCAAGAAGCTACATGTTCAGAATACACGTCTTCTTTTACAAATGTTGCTACATTTGTCAAAGATACAAATGCTGAAGCACCTCGAGGAAAGCCCAGTGATGAATTGAACCTTGATGGCCCTGTTGCCAATGATTCTGAATCTGATGATAATGATCTGTACTTATCCGAGTGCAAAATCTTTCTTGTTGGCTTTGAAGCTTCTGACATGCGGAAACTAGTTAATATGGTGCGGAAAGGTGGAGGTTCCCGATATATGTCTTTAAATGCCAAGCTGACACACATAGTTGTTGGAAACCCTTCAGAATC GGAAAAGAAGGATGTAAGGAGTCTTGCTGCTTTAGGTGTCATTTATGTTGTTAAAACGTCCTGGCTTGAAGATTGTAACCGTGAAAAGAAAGAAGTCCCTGTTCTAAGGAGACACATTGCATCTGATCTACTTGTTCCAAAAG GAAGCATTGTCAAAGGAGCATCAACAAGCATGTCCATGGTTCAAGGTAAAAGCTGTGGTTTTCCTAAAAGCTTGCAGAGTGCTCAGGTGGTGGGAGTTATGGCCTCTGGAGGTGTAAAGCCAGTATCTTTGGGGAAAGATAAACTGGATGTGGGTACAAGTGTTCACTCATTCAGTAAAGCAATGGGGCAAAATCAACATGCTTCTAATAAGATGACAGCTCCAAAGATGACAGTGACACAACGTGATCCCAGTGTAGAATATGTTAAGTCCACAACAGTTTTCAAAGGGAAAATATTTTGTTTCTCGGATTTATTTCCTGAAGAAAGg AGAGCTGAGGTCATCGAATGGATACATCAAGGGGGAGGACAAGTAATAAGTGGGAAAGTAAAACATGGTGTCCATTTTACTGTTGAATGTCATGGTGTAACACCCATGATGACAGCAAATTCCCAAAGTACATATGTTTCGAGTCATTGGATACGATCTTGCTTACAG GCCGGATACCTAATGGATGTTGGCAGTCATATTCTTTATTCTCCACTTTCCTGTCGCGTTCCCTTGCCCGGGTTTGAAAgctttcggttttgtgtttcgcaatatgaggaaaaagaaagaattcTACTACGGAACTTGTGTTTTGTTTTGGGAGCTAAATTTGTGGAGAAGTTAACGAAGAAGGTCAGCCATTTGTTGTGTAAATTCAAGAATGGGCCCAAGTATGATGCTGCTTGTAAATGGGGGATCCGGTCAGTTACTGCCGAATGGCTGTTTGAATGTGTCAAACAG aatggAGTTGTTGCCATAGACCATTTTTTACCAAAAGAAGTCACTGCTCAAGATCGGGAGGCAGGAATTTGTACTGTGAGTCAATTTCCTACTCAGGCCGTTCAAATGATAAGTGATCTGACGTCCCAGTATCTGAATCAATCACAAAATTCGACAGACAAAGTAAATAGAGGCATATATAGCGGACTTGCCAGTAATGGGACcgatttaaaaatatcaaatattcagAGCAAAAAGGCAAGGCTTGTGGAAGATCCTGATAGGGTGTCTTCTGCAGTATATTCAGGTATTCATCATGTCAATGGAATGAATTTTTCTGAAGACAATACCGTAAAAGATGCTGGACAGGTTCCTCATGCTGTTCCTGATGTTGCTGCTGCAATTGAGGACTTGTTAGAGGAGACAAGCAAG ATGCATGATCAGAGGTCACCAGGGAGTACAGGGCGTGAGAGAAGT ATCTATTCATCGGGTTGTACTATCGTTTGTGAAGAGAATTCCAATCCTAATGCTGTGTTTGGATTGTCGAAACACTGGTTAAACAG AGGTGGCAGAAAAGATGATGATGGTGAGGCTTCTCGAGACAGACGAGCTGAAACTTATGATCATTTTAGCGAAACACAAACAGAATCTCAG GTTGTTGGTTATGAAGAGGATTTGTCTGGAAGGCAAATGCTTATTGACAGAGTTCGAACTCGAAGTAGCGCACAATAA
- the LOC112795707 gene encoding uncharacterized protein isoform X2, protein MLKAKVFNGANVFMSRNLVPPEVFDTLHDVLKDNGAQVHLCCDPSRNGPNDYHVISCSKHEKFEDLKAKGCKLLGPRCVLSCAKELKPLPKVGFTCCLAMDGVKILASGFDTNEKLKIEEIVTEMGGLLHTKASLDLNFVIVKNVLAAKYKWALNILKKPIVTYEWLKQCSEEHRVVPQESYKVLPFSGLTICVTGIPADKRKEIEKLTLQNGGKYSAELTKKCTHLISDAPEGDKYKVAKRWGHIYTVTRKWFDQSIARRACLNEESYPVQNGPVSSQKVIKDIDVQHSQETDISKFQSGVSSAVTDPNMLVSSYAEFVDKDQEATCSEYTSSFTNVATFVKDTNAEAPRGKPSDELNLDGPVANDSESDDNDLYLSECKIFLVGFEASDMRKLVNMVRKGGGSRYMSLNAKLTHIVVGNPSESEKKDVRSLAALGVIYVVKTSWLEDCNREKKEVPVLRRHIASDLLVPKGSIVKGASTSMSMVQGKSCGFPKSLQSAQVVGVMASGGVKPVSLGKDKLDVGTSVHSFSKAMGQNQHASNKMTAPKMTVTQRDPSVEYVKSTTVFKGKIFCFSDLFPEERRAEVIEWIHQGGGQVISGKVKHGVHFTVECHGVTPMMTANSQSTYVSSHWIRSCLQAGYLMDVGSHILYSPLSCRVPLPGFESFRFCVSQYEEKERILLRNLCFVLGAKFVEKLTKKVSHLLCKFKNGPKYDAACKWGIRSVTAEWLFECVKQNGVVAIDHFLPKEVTAQDREAGICTVSQFPTQAVQMISDLTSQYLNQSQNSTDKVNRGIYSGLASNGTDLKISNIQSKKARLVEDPDRVSSAVYSGIHHVNGMNFSEDNTVKDAGQVPHAVPDVAAAIEDLLEETSKMHDQRSPGSTGRERSIYSSGCTIVCEENSNPNAVFGLSKHWLNRGGRKDDDGEASRDRRAETYDHFSETQTESQVVGYEEDLSGRQMLIDRVRTRSSAQ, encoded by the exons ATGTTAAAGGCAAAGGTATTCAATGGCGCGAACGTGTTCATGTCACGGAACCTGGTTCCGCCCGAGGTATTCGACACTCTTCATGATGTGCTCAAAGACAACGGTGCACAAGTGCACCTCTGCTGCGACCCTTCCCGCAATGGCCCCAATGATTACCATGTCATTTCTTGCAGTAAACAT GAGAAGTTTGAGGATCTTAAAGCCAAAGGCTGCAAATTGCTTG GACCCAGATGTGTTCTTTCATGTGCTAAAGAACTTAAGCCTTTGCCTAAAGTTGGATTTACGTGTTGCCTTGCCATGGATGGTGTCAAAATACTTGCATCTGGCTTCGATACCAATGAGAAG CTTAAGATAGAAGAGATTGTGACTGAAATGGGTGGTCTTCTACATACTAAAGCATCACTGGATTTGAACTTTGTCATTGTGAAAAATGTTTTGGCTGCAAAATACAAG TGGGCTTTGAATATACTGAAGAAACCAATAGTTACTTATGAATGGTTAAAGCAATGCTCAGAGGAGCATCGTGTTGTTCCTCAGGAGTCATACAAGGTCCTTCCTTTCTCCGGGTTGACGATTTGTGTTACTGGGATTCCAGCAG ATAAACGCAAAGAGATTGAGAAGCTTACTTTACAAAATGGTGGAAAGTACTCTGCAGAATTGACAAAGAAGTGCACTCATTTGATTTCTGAT GCTCCTGAAGGTGACAAATATAAGGTAGCAAAACGTTGGGGCCATATTTATACTGTGACGAGGAAATGGTTTGATCAATCTATTGCTCGAAGAG CATGTCTGAACGAGGAGTCCTACCCAGTTCAGAATGGACCTGTATCTTCACAGAAAGTGATTAAGGACATAGATGTACAGCATAGCCAAGAAACGGATATTAGTAAATTTCAATCTGGAGTATCCTCAGCTGTTACAGATCCAAACATGCTGGTTTCTTCTTATGCTGAGTTTGTAGATAAAGACCAAGAAGCTACATGTTCAGAATACACGTCTTCTTTTACAAATGTTGCTACATTTGTCAAAGATACAAATGCTGAAGCACCTCGAGGAAAGCCCAGTGATGAATTGAACCTTGATGGCCCTGTTGCCAATGATTCTGAATCTGATGATAATGATCTGTACTTATCCGAGTGCAAAATCTTTCTTGTTGGCTTTGAAGCTTCTGACATGCGGAAACTAGTTAATATGGTGCGGAAAGGTGGAGGTTCCCGATATATGTCTTTAAATGCCAAGCTGACACACATAGTTGTTGGAAACCCTTCAGAATC GGAAAAGAAGGATGTAAGGAGTCTTGCTGCTTTAGGTGTCATTTATGTTGTTAAAACGTCCTGGCTTGAAGATTGTAACCGTGAAAAGAAAGAAGTCCCTGTTCTAAGGAGACACATTGCATCTGATCTACTTGTTCCAAAAG GAAGCATTGTCAAAGGAGCATCAACAAGCATGTCCATGGTTCAAGGTAAAAGCTGTGGTTTTCCTAAAAGCTTGCAGAGTGCTCAGGTGGTGGGAGTTATGGCCTCTGGAGGTGTAAAGCCAGTATCTTTGGGGAAAGATAAACTGGATGTGGGTACAAGTGTTCACTCATTCAGTAAAGCAATGGGGCAAAATCAACATGCTTCTAATAAGATGACAGCTCCAAAGATGACAGTGACACAACGTGATCCCAGTGTAGAATATGTTAAGTCCACAACAGTTTTCAAAGGGAAAATATTTTGTTTCTCGGATTTATTTCCTGAAGAAAGg AGAGCTGAGGTCATCGAATGGATACATCAAGGGGGAGGACAAGTAATAAGTGGGAAAGTAAAACATGGTGTCCATTTTACTGTTGAATGTCATGGTGTAACACCCATGATGACAGCAAATTCCCAAAGTACATATGTTTCGAGTCATTGGATACGATCTTGCTTACAG GCCGGATACCTAATGGATGTTGGCAGTCATATTCTTTATTCTCCACTTTCCTGTCGCGTTCCCTTGCCCGGGTTTGAAAgctttcggttttgtgtttcgcaatatgaggaaaaagaaagaattcTACTACGGAACTTGTGTTTTGTTTTGGGAGCTAAATTTGTGGAGAAGTTAACGAAGAAGGTCAGCCATTTGTTGTGTAAATTCAAGAATGGGCCCAAGTATGATGCTGCTTGTAAATGGGGGATCCGGTCAGTTACTGCCGAATGGCTGTTTGAATGTGTCAAACAG aatggAGTTGTTGCCATAGACCATTTTTTACCAAAAGAAGTCACTGCTCAAGATCGGGAGGCAGGAATTTGTACTGTGAGTCAATTTCCTACTCAGGCCGTTCAAATGATAAGTGATCTGACGTCCCAGTATCTGAATCAATCACAAAATTCGACAGACAAAGTAAATAGAGGCATATATAGCGGACTTGCCAGTAATGGGACcgatttaaaaatatcaaatattcagAGCAAAAAGGCAAGGCTTGTGGAAGATCCTGATAGGGTGTCTTCTGCAGTATATTCAGGTATTCATCATGTCAATGGAATGAATTTTTCTGAAGACAATACCGTAAAAGATGCTGGACAGGTTCCTCATGCTGTTCCTGATGTTGCTGCTGCAATTGAGGACTTGTTAGAGGAGACAAGCAAG ATGCATGATCAGAGGTCACCAGGGAGTACAGGGCGTGAGAGAAGT ATCTATTCATCGGGTTGTACTATCGTTTGTGAAGAGAATTCCAATCCTAATGCTGTGTTTGGATTGTCGAAACACTGGTTAAACAG AGGTGGCAGAAAAGATGATGATGGTGAGGCTTCTCGAGACAGACGAGCTGAAACTTATGATCATTTTAGCGAAACACAAACAGAATCTCAG GTTGTTGGTTATGAAGAGGATTTGTCTGGAAGGCAAATGCTTATTGACAGAGTTCGAACTCGAAGTAGCGCACAATAA